In Achromobacter pestifer, the DNA window ATCTTGGCGTTGGCCACGGTCAGGATGGCCTCGGCCGCGGCGTACACGTCCAGGCCCAGCGGCTTGGCCACGTGTTCTTCGATGGCGGCGCGCGCCAGCGCCACGTCCATGCTGGCGAGCAGGCCGCCACCCAGCGGCCGCTCGGCCGCGATGCGGCCCAGCAGCACATTGGCGTCGGTCACGGTGGGACGGGTATTGCCGCGGCCATAGCAGGCCGGACCCGGCACGCTGCCGGCGGATTCGGGGCCCACCTGCAGCAGGCCGCCCGCGTCCACGCTGGCGATCGAGCCGCCGCCCGCGCCTATGGTTTCGATCTGGATCATGGGCGCGCGCACCACCATGCCGAAGTCGATGGCGGTCTGCGCCGACAGCGAAGCCTCGCCGCCCGCCACCAACGACACGTCGAACGAGGTGCCGCCCATGTCACCGCTGACCACGTTGGGAAAGCCCGCGGCGCGCGCGATGGCGGCGCAGGCGATGACGCCCGCGGCCGGGCCCGACAGCGCGGTGCGCACCGGCACGTCGCAGGCCGTCTGGCGCGACATCACGCCGCCGTTGCTCTGCACCACCAGCAGTTCGCCGCCGAAGCCATTGTCCTTGAGGTCCGATTCCAGCCGCGTCAGATAGCCGCCGACCACCGGCTGCAGCGAGGCGTTGAGCACGGCCGTGGAGCAGCGCTCGAATTCGCGGATCTCAGGCAGCACCTCGGTGGCGGCGGTGACATTGCCATTGGGCCACAGCGCGCGCACGCAGGCCGCGGCCTGCGCCTCGTTGGCCGGGTTGGCATAGGCATTGACGAAGAACAGGCAGACCGCCTCGCAGCCCTGCTCCAGCAGTTGCCGGGCGGCGGCCTCGACCTGCGCCAGGTTCACCGGCGTATGCACGGTGCCGTCCGCCAGCACGCGCTCCTCGACTTCCAGGCGCAGGTCGCGCGGGACCACGGGCTCGTAATTGCCGCGCAGGCCCCAGGTCTGGGGCCGGTCGCGCCGGCGCATTTCCAGCACGTCGCGAAAGCCCGCGGTGGTGATGATGCCGGTGCGCGCCACCTTGCGCTCCAGCAGCGCGTTGGTGCCTACCGTGGTGCCGTGCACGATGGTGGCGATGGCGCCAGCGCCGTCGGCCACGCGGGCGATGCCGTTCATGAAGCCGCGCGCTTCCTCGCCGCGGGTGGAAGGCACCTTCACCACGCGGGCGCTGCCGCCCGCCTCGTCCAGCACGAATATGTCGGTGAACGTGCCGCCCACGTCCACGCCTACGACCAAACCTTGTGCCGCGCTCATGCCGACTGCTCCTTCAGATTTTCACTTACGTAACCCATCTTGCGGTCGTGCTCACGCGCCGCCTGCGCACGCGCGGCGGGCTCGCCATAGCCGCCACCGCCGGGCGTTTCCAGGCGCACCCGGTCGCCGCGCTTGAGCTGGATGCCCAGCATCTTCGAACGCATGGGCGGGGTCTGCCAGCCGCCGTCCTGCTGATAGCGGAAGACGTTCAGCGCCGCTTCCCGCCCGCCGGCAATGCCCTTGGGCGCGCTCTTGCCGCGTTCGCCGAAGATGAAGGCCTCGGCGCTGTCCTCCAGCAATTCGATCTCATAGATGGCGCCCAGGCCGCCGCGGTGCTCCCCGTCGCCCGCCGAATCGGGGCGCAGCGCCCATTGCGTGAAGCGCACGGGATAGGCCGCCTCCAGGATTTCCAGCGGCGGAATCGTCGCGGTGGAGATGGGCGCGTTGCCGTGGCTGAGCCCGTCGCCGTCCGAATGGCCGCCGTGGCCGCCGCCGAAGAAGCTGAACATCACCCAGCGCTGGCCGCGCCGGGCGGGATCGCTGCGGTAGCCGGCGATCGACAAGGCATTGATGGTGCCGTAGGCCTGCGCCAGCGCGCGCGCCGGCTCGGCCTGGGCCATGGCGCAGAAAATCACGTCGATCATGCGCAGAATGGTTTCGGTATAGCCGCCGACAGGTCGCGGAC includes these proteins:
- a CDS encoding hydantoinase/oxoprolinase family protein → MSAAQGLVVGVDVGGTFTDIFVLDEAGGSARVVKVPSTRGEEARGFMNGIARVADGAGAIATIVHGTTVGTNALLERKVARTGIITTAGFRDVLEMRRRDRPQTWGLRGNYEPVVPRDLRLEVEERVLADGTVHTPVNLAQVEAAARQLLEQGCEAVCLFFVNAYANPANEAQAAACVRALWPNGNVTAATEVLPEIREFERCSTAVLNASLQPVVGGYLTRLESDLKDNGFGGELLVVQSNGGVMSRQTACDVPVRTALSGPAAGVIACAAIARAAGFPNVVSGDMGGTSFDVSLVAGGEASLSAQTAIDFGMVVRAPMIQIETIGAGGGSIASVDAGGLLQVGPESAGSVPGPACYGRGNTRPTVTDANVLLGRIAAERPLGGGLLASMDVALARAAIEEHVAKPLGLDVYAAAEAILTVANAKMAGAIRVVSIERGHDPRKFAYMPFGGGGALHVCAMMNEVDAVRGIVPRYPGVTSALGCVMADMRHDGVQTLNVALAALDADDLLARIDGLALACQDRLDSAGVGFEGIRESIELDMLYVGQSHTVRVEVSRAELNLAGIGAAFDRAYRAAFGRSLEGIAVRILNLRYARIGQRPKFDLALLAPTSTEMPDALGTQAVFHGGQWHDAVRHARLDLPVGAEVAGPAILEQPDTTIWIEPGFGGQVDSLGNLLIARQAS